The DNA window TCCCGCCGCCGGCGCGCCGCTCGAAGACGCAGACGCCGACGCGGATGCTCCCGACGCAGCCGCGGCCTTCCCGGCCCGCTTGTTCAAGTGCGAGACCCGACGCCCGTGAATTGCGGCTTCGCGGTCTCGTTGCATTTGTTCAAGATGATCGGCGACGCGGTTGATTTCCCGGGTCGCGTCTTCAACGGCCCTGGTCGCGCGATCCGCCGCCTCGGTCGCTTTGTTTGCGGCGTCGAGCGCTTTGGTCGCGGACTCTTCGGCGCGCGTGGCGGCTTCATCCGCCTTGGCGGCCGCGGCTTCGGCCTGCTCGGCCTGCTGGTCGATCCGCGACGCGCATCCGGCGACCGCGACCGCGAGGATCAGGACCGGCAATTTGGAAAAAAGTCGGCGCATCGACGACATTCGTCAGCGTTGAGCGAACGCCTGAACCGCGCGCACGTCGGGCTGCGGCGAGCCGTCGGAACGGAGCGGCAGGATGCAGACGTGGGAGGCGCCGGCCTTCAGGTGCGCGTCGATCCGATCGCGAATCTTGTCCTCGGCGCCCCACGCCACGATCGCGTCGACCAGCCGATCGGAGCATCCGTTTTCGAATTCTTTGTCAGCCCATCCGAGCGCTTTGAGGTTGTTGGTGTAGTTGGGCAGGCGTGGAACGTAGGTCTTCATGTACTCGCGCGCCGCTTTGCGGGCTTTGGCGGCGTCGGTTTCCAGGATGACGGCCTGCGCCGCGCATAGCATCGCGTTCGGTCCGATTTGCGCGCGTGCTTTTGCGGTGTGCTCGGGCGGAACGAAGTAGGTGTGCGTGCCGTTGGCCTCGGCCGCCGACAACGCGAGCATCTTGGGATGCAGCGCGGCGAGCACCACGGGCACCGGCTCTTTGGGCGCCGGCGCCAGGTAGAGCGCGTTCTTCATCTTGGGCAGATACTCTTTCATGTAGCTGTAGGGCTTGTCGTAGCTGTGGCCGCGCAGGTTGGTGACGAGAGGCTTGTGACTGACGCCGATGCCGAGCACGAAGCGTCCGCCGGAAAGTTCGGCCACGGTTTTCGATGCGGCCGCCATCGTAACCGCGTCGCGGGCCCAGATGTTCGCGATGCCGGTTGCGATGGCGAGGCGATCGGTATGGCTGAGCAGATACGCGGCGTGCGCGAACGGCTCGCGGCCGACGGCCTCGGGGATCCAGAGCGCCTTGTAACCGAGCTTCTCGACCTGCCGGGCGAACTCGGCGGTGTCCGCCGCGGGCATTGCGTCGAGGAAGAACCAGATTCCGACTTTTCCAATATCCATGACTCAAGTAAGTAACGCGCCTGCGAGATTTGAACAAGCAGCGGGCAGGGGGGAGAACTTAATTGTGTGTGAAGCGCTCGCGCGCCCGCATGGACGGTTTCGTCCGGCGCGCAAATGTGCACAAAATCCTGACTGGAAGCCCGCTCAATTATCGTCATAATTCTCGCCAGAGGTGCGAATGTCCGTGAAGGATGAAACTTCAGTCGATCCGCTGATAGTCCGGCGCGAGGCGCCGATTGGATGGCTGGTGCTGAACCGGCCACAAGTTCGCAACGCGCTCAATCTCAGGACCTGGCAGCGGATTGCGGAAGCGGTCGCGGAACTGGCGAGCGACGACGCGGTTCGCGTGATCGTCATGCGCGGCGCGACGCCGCAGGCGTTTATCGCGGGCGCGGACATCTCGGAGTTCCCTGCCCTGCGGGCCGATGCGGCGCAGGCGCGTGCGTATCGCGACGCGCCCAACAGTGCGATCGCGGCGCTGGTCGAATGCCGCAAGCCGATCGTCGCGATGATTTCCGGGGTATGCATCGGCGGCGGCGTGCAGGTCGCGCTCGCATGCGACATCCGGATAGCGGCACGCGGGACGCGCTTCGGGGTTCCAGCCGCGCAGCTTGGACTGGCGTATCCGCTGGAAGGCGTCATCATGCTCGCGCATACGGTGGGCCCCGCCAACGCGCGCGATATCCTGCTGTCGGCGCGGCTGTTCGACGCGGAAGAGGCTTTGCAGATGGGGCTCGTCAACCGCGTGGTCGATCCCGAAAAGCTCGAGGAAAACGTGCGCGACTATGTGCTCAAGATGGCGGGCAACGCGCCGCTGACGATGGCTGCGGCCAAGCTGGCGATTGGCGAGAGCCTCAAAGATCGCGAGGAGCGCGACGTGACGGCGGTTTCGACGATGGTCGCGCGATGCTTCGACAGCGAGGACTACGGCGAGGGCGTGCGCGCATTTCTGGAAAAGCGCCGGCCCAATTTCAAGGGCCGCTGAGCAGCTGGATTCATCGCGTCGAATCGAGAAGCGGGAGGCAATCTGACGATGAGCGAAGCAATCGCACCCGGGGCGCCGCGGGATTTCTACTTCAATCCGTGGGACGAGAACTTCCGCGCCAATCCGTATCCGCATTACCAGCCGTTGCTTGCCGGTCCGCCGCGAATTGTCGATTTGTTCGGGCCGACCGCGATGGTCGCCCGCTACGCCGACGTGATGGCGGTGCTGCGCGACCATCGCCATTTCTCCAGCGAGCGGCCGCGCGATCCCTTCGAGCCGCCGAACGAGGGACCGTTTGCCGGCGCACGCACGATGCTGTTTTCCGATCCGCCGATGCATACCCGGCTGCGCCGCCTGGTCTCGCGTGATTTCACGCCGCGGCGAATCCGCGCGCTCGAGCCGCGAATCCGCGAAATCGCGAAAAATCTCATCGACCCTGTCCAGCGCAAGCGCGAGCTCGAAGTGATGAGCGGGTTTGCCAACGCGCTGCCGGTGATGGTGATCGCGGAGATGCTCGGCGTGCCGCCGGACCATTACGAACAGTTCAAGCACTGGTCCGACACGGTGGTAGCGGGCGACAACACGCTGCCCGGGACTCCGCTGCCGCAGGAATTTCATGACGCGATCAAGGCGCTGCGCGGCTATTTCGCCGAGGAGATTGAGCGGCGGCGCAAGCATCCCGGCGCCGACCTGATAAGCGCGCTGGTCGCCGCGCACGACGACGCCGAAGCGATGAACGCCGACGAATTGCTGGCGTTCGTGCTGCTCCTGCTGCTGGCGGGCAACGAGACCACGACCAATCTGATCGGCAACGGGATGCTCGCGCTCGGGCGCAATCCCGCGCAGATGAATCTGCTGAGGCAAAAGCCGGAGCTGATGGCCAGGGCGATCGAGGAGATCCTGCGCTACGACGGACCGGTGCAATCCACCGTTCGCTTCACCAAGGAAGAGATAAATCTGGGTGGGACCAAGCTGCCGGCCGATCAGGGATGCTTCATAATCCTTGCCGCGGCGAATCGCGATCCGGCGCAGTTCGAGGATCCCGATCGTTTCGACATCACGCGCGAGCCTCGCGACCACGTCGCGTTCGGCGAAGGGATTCACTTCTGCATCGGCGCGCCGCTGGCGCGGATGGAGGGTGCGATCGCGATCGGCGCGATGCTCGAGCGCTTCCCGCGGCTGCGGCTGAAAGATCCCGCGATGGAACCGGTTTACAAGGGATCGTACTTTTTGCGCGGTCTCGAGTCATTGCCGGTGGCGATCGATTGATTTCCCGCGGCTCATCGGCGCGCTAGATTTGCGCCCAGGCATGGGAGCAACGTTGCATCGCCGCTTGCGCATCGGATTCGGCCCGCTCGCGCCCGTGGTCATCGTGCTCGCGTTGCTCGGATGCGCGCGCGGTCCATGCGTCACGATAGTCGGCGCCGACGGCCAGCCGCGCGCCACGGTTGCGGTCGAAGTGGCAAACACGGGGGCGCAGCGCGAGCTCGGCCTGATGTATCGCAAGCATCTGGACGACAATGCGGGGATGATCTTTGTTTTCCCGGATGCGGCGCGGCGGAATTTCTGGATGCACAATACGCCGATTTCGCTCGACATGATTTTCGCGGACGCGGCCGGCCGGGTGACGGGAATCGTCGCGAACGCGGAGCCGTTTTCCGACAAACCGGTCGGCGTCCAAGCCGACTCGGAGTATGTGCTCGAAGTGAACGGCGGTTTCTGCGCGAAAAATGCAATCAAGCCCGGCGACCGATTCGACTTCTCCGGGTTTTCGCCCCACGCATCGGAATAATCGGGCGCTTTAACCCGCCGCCAACATGCGGTATCTATGCTTGCCGGTGGGGCGGGTGACGGGCGCCTTTTTGTTTGGCGTCCATCTCGGGTTATCGCGGTTATGACAAATGGCCCTTAAAGAAAATCTCGAACGACTTCAGCAACTCACGCGCGCGGCGGAGGCGGCCGGCGGGCAGGATCGGCTCAAGAAGCAGCGCGCACAGGGCCGCATGACCGCGCGCGAGCGCGTCGAGTTTCTCCTCGACCGCGGATCGTTCGTCGAGATCGACAAGTTCAAGACCCATCGGATCACCGACTTCGACATGGCCGAGAAAAAAATCCCCGGCGACGGCGTCGTGACCGGCTACGGCACGATCGACGGGCGCCAGGTCTGCATCTTCAGCCACGATTTCACGGTCTTCGGCGGCAGCCTGTCGGGCGCGTTCGCGGAGAAGGTCTGCAAGGTGATGGATCTCGCGATGAAGACCGGATGCCCGGCGATCGGACTCAACGACGGCAGCGGCGCGCGAATCCAGGAGGGCGTCGTGTCGCTGGCGGGCTATGCGGATATTTTTCTGCGCAACGTGCTGTCGTCGGGAGTGATTCCGCAAATTTCTGCGATCATGGGACCGTGCGCTGGCGGCGCGGTGTATTCGCCGGCGATGACGGACTTCATCGTGATGGTGCGCGACACCTCGTACATGTTCATCACCGGGCCCGACGTGATCCGAGCGACCACGCACGAACAGGTCACGATGCAGGAGCTTGGCGGCGCGGATACGCATAGCCAGAAGTCGGGCGTGTGCCATCTCGAGGCCGACGACGACGCGGGCGCGCTCGCGATGATCCGGGAACTGCTTTCATATATGCCGTCGAACAATGTCGATGACCCGCCATTCGTCGCCGGCGGCGACGACCCCGCGCGCTGCGATGCCGCGCTCGATTCGATCGTCCCGGAAAATCCCAACAAGGCTTACGACATGGGCGAGATCATCCGGCGCGTGGTCGATGACGGCCGGTTCCTGGAGGTGCAGAAGGACTACGCGCACAACATGCTGATCGGGTTCGCGCGGCTCGGCGGCTACTCGGCCGGCGTGGTCGCGAACCAGCCGGCCTTTCTGGCGGGATGCCTCGATATCGATTCGTCGGTGAAGGCGGCGCGATTTGTGCGCTTCTGCGACGCGTTCAACATTCCAATCGTCACCTTCGTGGACGTGCCGGGCTTTCTGCCCGGTACCGCGCAGGAGTTCGCCGGAATCATCAGGCATGGCGCGAAACTGCTCTACGCGTTCTGCGAGGCCACCGTGCCCAAGGTGACGGTGATAACGCGCAAGGCTTACGGCGGTGCGTACGACGTCATGTCGTCGAAGCATATTCGCGGCGATTTCAACTTCGCGTATCCGAGCGCCGAGATCGCGGTGATGGGACCCGAGCAGGCGATCAACATTGTTTTTCGCAACGAGCTCGCCAAGGCCAAAGATGCGGTCGCCGAGCGCGCGCGGCTGGCCGAGGACTATCGCAAAACTTTTGCCAATCCGTTCAAGGCGGCCGAGCTCGGCTATATCGATGAAGTGATCATGCCGCGCGACACGCGTCCCAGGCTGATCGGCGCATTGAAGGCGCTGGCGAACAAGCGCGACAAGAATCCGCCGCGCAAGCACGGCAATATTCCACTTTGAGCAGGAGCGCGCCGGGACCGGCCGCCGCGCGCAGTTAGCTCGCGTGGGCTGGATTCTGTATACAATTTGGAGAGCGTGAGTTCGGCCTGAAAGATGGCCGGAGCCGGGGAAGATTGATGTTCAAGCGGATTCTAATCGCCAACCGCGGAGAGATCGCGGTGCGGATCATCCGCGCATGCCGCGAGTTGGGAATCGAATCGATCGCCGTTTACTCGGACGCCGATCGCGCCGCACTGCACGTGCGCGAAGCCGATCATGCCTACCCGGTCGGTCCGGCGCCCGCGGCAGAGAGCTATCTTAACACCGCGAAAATTCTTGAAGCCGCGAAGTCTGCCAAGGCCGACGCGGTTCATCCGGGTTACGGCTTTTTCTCCGAACGCGCCGCGTTTGCGCGCTCGGTGCAGCGCGCCGGCCTGACCTGGATCGGTCCGCCCCCCGAGGCGATCGAGCGGATGGGCGACAAGGTCGAGGCGCGCAAACTGATGTCGGCGGCGGGAGTGCAGGTCGTGCCGGGCTCGCCGGGGACCTTGGAGACCGAGGTGGAAGTAGCCGCGTTCGCGAAGAAGATCGGGTTTCCAATCATGGTGAAGGCGGCCGCGGGCGGCGGCGGCAAGGGACTGCGCTTCGTCGAGAACGGCAAAGACCTCGCCTCAGTGGTGCGCACGGTCGCCAGCGAGGCCAAGTCGTCGTTCGGCGACGGGCGCTTTTACGTCGAGAAATTCCTGAAGCAGCCGCGCCATATCGAAGTGCAGGTGCTCGCCGACACGCACGGCAACATCGTCCATGTCTTCGAGCGCGAATGCTCGATTCAGCGCCGCCATCAGAAGGTTGTCGAGGAATCGCCGTCGCCGTTCGTCACGGCGAAGATGCGCGCCGAGATGGGCGAGGTCGCGGTGCGCGCGGCCAGGGCGGTGAACTACGTCAGCGCCGGGACGATCGAGTTCCTGGTGGACACGGAGCGCAACTTTTATTTCCTCGAGATGAACACCCGCATCCAGGTCGAGCATCCGGTGACCGAGCTGGTGACGGGCGTGGACCTGGTGCGCGCGCAAATCGAAATCGCCGCGGGCGCCAAGCTGCCGTTCGAGCAAAAAGATCTCACGCAGCGCGGATGGGCGATCGAGTGCCGAATCTACGCGGAAGATCCGGCGGCCGGCTTCGCCCCGGCGCCGGGAAGGATCGAGACGCTCAGATTTCCCGACGGTCCGGGCGTGCGCAACGACGCGGGCATTTATCCGGGCGCCGACGTGCCGGTCTTTTACGACCCGATGATCTCCAAGCTGGCGGTGTGGGGCGCGGATCGCGAGCAGGCGATCGACCGGATGCGGCGCGCGCTCGGCGAATTCGTAATTTCCGGTGATCTGCGCACCAACCTCGGCTTCCATCGCTGGATCATGACCAATCCGAGGTTTTTGAAAGGTGAGTTCGATACCTATTTTATCGACCGCGAGTACCATCCGAATGAAAACGGCGCCGCGCCGCGCGGTGCGGAACTGGCGGCGATTTTTCTCGCGGCGATCGCGGCGCAGAAAAACACCAATCACAGCAACGGCGCCGGCGCGCTGCCGGCGGCCGCCGCGCCGAATGCGTCCGCATGGCGGACGATCGGCCGGCTTGACGCGCTGCGGAGATAGCCGGGACTGTTATCGATGCGATACCTCGCGACTGTCGGCGGCCAGGAACACGAAATCGAGATTGAAGAGCTCGCCGCCGACTCGTTCGCGATTCGTTTCGGCGAGAATCGCTTCGAGGCCGATTTGCGCAGGGTCGGGCCGCTCTCCTTTTCCGTGATTGTCAACCATCGCTCGTTCGATTTTGACGTGGCGCGCGACGGCGAGGAAACCGTCGTTGCATCGCGCAGCCGATCGACGCGGCTCACAGTCGCCGATCCGGCGCGGCGGACGGCGCGCGCGGCCGGCAAGCGGCGCGAGCTCAGCGGCCGCGTGGAAATAAAATCCGCGATGCCGGGCCGGATCGTCAATGTGCTGGTCGCGCCGGGAGACGAAGTCAAGGCGGAACAGGGAATCATCATCGTCGAAGCGATGAAGATGGAAAACGAAGTCAAAGCGCCCAAGGCCGGCAAAGTCGTGGAAGTGAAGGTGGTCGCGGGTCAGACGGTCGAGAAGGGCCAACTGATGATTGTCATCGAGTAGCAGCGGCGGCCGGATTCGGAATTATATACTTGACTCCCCTGTCTAAAGACCCAAGCCACCGAAGCGTGGAAAACCCAAGAAGCGAACCGCGCGGCGCTAGCAGCTTGGCTAAGGTGCGCCAGGCACAATAATGACAAGGCAAAGCGCGCTGATAGATACGCGCGTAATCTACTGCGGAGATTGCCTCGATCAGCTGGCGGGGCTTCCGAATCACTGCGTTGACCTGATCTACATCGATCCGCCGTTCAACTCGAATCGGAACTACGAGGTGTTTTGGGGCGAGACGAAAGAGAAGCGCTCTTTCGAGGACCGCCACGCTTCAACTCAAGCCTATATCGAGTTCATGCGCCCGCGATGCGTCCAGCTTGCTCGCGTTCTCAAGGAAACGGGCAGCTTTTACTATCACTGCGACTGGCACGCGAGCCACTATGTGAAGGTGATGCTCGACCAAATTTTCGGCGAGAACAATTTTCAAAGCGAAATCATCTGGCGCAGAAATTCAGCGAAGGGGCTGGCGTTCCGCGGCTTCGCCAACAATCACGATACAATTCACTACTATGCCGGTTCCGGCTTCACTTGGAACCCAATTGTTCAGGCATATGATCCAGACAACCTCGATGCAAAGACTGCGGGTAAATACAGCCATCGCGATCCAGATGGCAGGCTTTATTAATTAGACAATCTCATCAACCCGAATCCGGACCGTCCGAATCTCACTTACGAGTTTATGGGCATAAAGAGGGTCTGGCGCTGGACCAAAGAACGCATGGAAGCGGCGCGCCAAGCGGGGCTGGTAGTGCAGCCAAGCCCTGGGGCGGTGCCGCGCTTCAAGCGTTACTTAGACGAACAGCAAGGGCGTGCCATAGATGATGTTTGGACCGACATTCCGCCGCTGAACTCGCAGGCCCAGGAACGACTCGGCTACCCGACGCAAAAGCCGCTCGCGCTGCTCGAACGGATCGTCAAGGCAGCCAGTAAACCCAACGATATTGTTCTCGACGCATTTTGTGGCTGCGGCACTGCCCTCGTGGCAGCGCAGAACATGGGTCGCCAGTGGATCGGGATCGATATTTCTCCGACTTCCTGCCGGGTGATGGCTAACAGGCTTCGCAAGGAATGCGCGTTGCCCGAGAACGAGGATCTGTGGCGTGTTGGACGTGGCTTCATCGTGCGCGACCTCCCGAGATCGGAAGCGGAACTTCGTAAGATTCCACCTTTCGAGTTCGAGAATTGGGCAGTGATCGCGCTCGGCGGAATCCCGAACAAAGCGCAAGTCGGCGACAAGGGAATCGACGGACGCATTTATCCGGTATCGGCCATCGAACATCGGCGCGATGCCGCCCTACGGCGCGAGCGCGAAGTGGGTGCCCGCGAATTGGGCTTTATGGATCAATGGTATCCAATCCAAGTCAAGCAAAAGGACAAAACAGGCCGCCCGGACATCGATTCGTTCGAGGCCGTGATGGCCCGCGAGGAACGAACCAAAGGCTTCTTTGTCTCGTTCGATTATTCCTCGGATGCGCTGACCGAAATTCACCGCTACTTTCGCAAGTCGGGCAATGTAATCGTGCCGCTCACGGTCAAGGAAATTCTTGACGAACAGATTGCCCAGAAATTGGCCTAGCGAAGCCGATGCCGGAAGCCCTGCGCTGGGGACTGGATTTCGATGCGATTGTCACGAAAGTCATTTCTGCCGATCCTGATCGCGTCGGGATTAATCCTGGTCGCCGCAAGCAACGGGAAGGCTCAGCCCAGCGCCGCACCGCCATCAAAACCACCGGCAGTCCAAAGCCATAAGCCGACAGCCGGCGATCGCGGTGACGCAGGCGAAGGGCGCCCACCGCAGACTCTAAAGTCGCCCTTCGAGGCCGAACTCCTTGAAGCGCTTCGCGCCATAGCACGTCAGCAACAAACGGTCCGCAGAGAAGATCAGGCAAAGGAAAAACGGTGGTGGCCACCGTCTCCCAGTTGGGCAATCGTCTACGTCACGGTCATTTATGTTGTAGCCACGGTAATTTATGTTGCGGTTGCGATCTTCACTTTGCGCGCGGTTAAGCGACAGGCCGATATCGCGGAAGAAATCCCGTCGATTATCGAAGCACCCCACATTTCGGTTGGAATGATCGCCCACATAGTCGAACACGGTGGCGTGGGCGGCGTGCCTTCCGGCGCGCCTCACATCGAGTATTGGTTCAAGAATCACGGGCGAACCCTCGCCCAGATCACGGAAATCTGCACTCTGTTTGAAATGCACGCGGTTGGAGCCTTGCCGGAAAAGCCAGTATACAAACCCTCCCGTATCAATCCCTTTCATGATCGCTTCGTTGTTCCACCCAACAGTGAAACTACTCATGCTAGATGTTCCGGCGGTTTCTCCTTTCACAGCGAGGCCGATTTCGCTCCCATTCGCGACTCGCGAGCAACCTGCATCTTTTATGGCTACGTCAAATTTCGCAGTATTTTCCCGCGTAGGCCACCACGCATCTATGGGTTCGGGCACTTCTACGACCCAGCATACAACTCGCTGAACCCCATTGGCGGCACCGAGTACAACTATGACCGGGAAGAGCGCTGACGGCGAATCAGAATCCGGCCTCTCGCGTTGCTGCCTATCTTGCGGCTTTGGCGGTAGGGGAGCCACGTATATAATCTCCCTACGATGCCTGAAGACGATCGCAAAATCGCGTCCGCCCGCAAGAATTGGGAGGAACGCAAACTCGATCCCGCTCTGAAGCGCGGCGCCGAGCGCAAGCCGAAGTTCGTCACCAGCTCGGGAATCGAAATCAAGCGGGCGTACGATCCCGAAGACCTGAACGACTTCGATTTTGTCAACGAGCTGGGCTTTCCAGGCGAGTATCCGTTTACGCGCGGCGTGCAGCCGACGATGTATCGCGGACGGCTGTGGACAATGCGCCAGTACGCGGGCTTCGGCAGCGCAGAGGAATCGAACCACCGCTACCGCTACCTGTTCGAGCAGGGTCAGACGGGGCTGTCGGTCGCGTTCGACCTACCCACGCAGATGGGCCGCGACTCGGATCATCCGCTGGCCGAGGGCGAAGTCGGACGCGTCGGCGTGCCGATATGCTCGCTGGCCGACATGGAGACACTGCTCGCCGGGCTGCCGCTCGACAAGATTTCGACCTCGATGACGATCAACGCGACCGCGTCGATCCTGCTTGCGTTGTACCTGGTCGCGGCGGAGCGCCGGGGTGTGGGCTGGGACAAGGTCAACGGCACCATCCAGAACGACGTCCTGAAGGAATACGTCGCGCGCGGGACGTACATCTATCCGCCGCGCGGCTCGATGCGGATCATCACCGACATTTTCAGTTTTGCGACGAAGGAAGTTCCGAACTGGAACACGATATCGATCTCCGGCTACCACATCCGCGAGGCCGGCTCGACCGCGGCGCAGGAACTCGCGTTCACCATTGCCGACGGAATCGCATACGTTGACGCCGCGCTGAAAGCGGGGTTGCAAATCGACGCGTTTGCGAGCCGGCTGTCGTTCTTCTTCAACGTGCACAATAACTTCTTCGAGGAAGTCGCGAAGTTTCGGGCGGCGCGGCGGCTGTGGGCGAAAATAATGAAGGAGCGCTTCGCAGCGAAGGACGAACGCTCGATGATGCTGCGGTTTCATGCGCAAACCGCGGGCTCGACCCTGACCGCGCAGCAGGTGGACAACAACGTCGTGCGGGTGACGATGCAGGCGTTGGCGGCGGTGCTGGGCGGAGCGCAATCGCTGCACACCAACTCCAAAGATGAGGCGCTCGCGCTGCCGACGGAATCCTCGGTGCTGCTCGCGCTTCGCACCCAGCAGCTGATCGCGCACGAGTCGGAGGTCGCGGACACGATCGATCCGCTTGGCGGTTCGTACTACGTCGAACGGCTGACCACCGAGCTCGAAAAAAAGGCGGCCGAGTACCTGTCGAAGATCGACGACCTCGGCGGCGCAGTCGCCGCAATCGAGCGCGGCTACATGCAGCGCGAAATTCAGAACGCCGCATTTATTTACCAGCGCGAGATTGAAACCCGGCAGCGAATTATCGTAGGGGTCAACCAGTTCACCGGAGGCGGCGAACCGCCGGGGGAAATTCTGCGGGTCAAGCCGGAGCTCGAGGAGAAACAGAAGGCAGGCGTTGCGCGTGTGCGGGCGCAGCGAAA is part of the Candidatus Binatus sp. genome and encodes:
- a CDS encoding acyl-CoA carboxylase subunit beta — its product is MALKENLERLQQLTRAAEAAGGQDRLKKQRAQGRMTARERVEFLLDRGSFVEIDKFKTHRITDFDMAEKKIPGDGVVTGYGTIDGRQVCIFSHDFTVFGGSLSGAFAEKVCKVMDLAMKTGCPAIGLNDGSGARIQEGVVSLAGYADIFLRNVLSSGVIPQISAIMGPCAGGAVYSPAMTDFIVMVRDTSYMFITGPDVIRATTHEQVTMQELGGADTHSQKSGVCHLEADDDAGALAMIRELLSYMPSNNVDDPPFVAGGDDPARCDAALDSIVPENPNKAYDMGEIIRRVVDDGRFLEVQKDYAHNMLIGFARLGGYSAGVVANQPAFLAGCLDIDSSVKAARFVRFCDAFNIPIVTFVDVPGFLPGTAQEFAGIIRHGAKLLYAFCEATVPKVTVITRKAYGGAYDVMSSKHIRGDFNFAYPSAEIAVMGPEQAINIVFRNELAKAKDAVAERARLAEDYRKTFANPFKAAELGYIDEVIMPRDTRPRLIGALKALANKRDKNPPRKHGNIPL
- a CDS encoding DUF192 domain-containing protein, encoding MGATLHRRLRIGFGPLAPVVIVLALLGCARGPCVTIVGADGQPRATVAVEVANTGAQRELGLMYRKHLDDNAGMIFVFPDAARRNFWMHNTPISLDMIFADAAGRVTGIVANAEPFSDKPVGVQADSEYVLEVNGGFCAKNAIKPGDRFDFSGFSPHASE
- a CDS encoding methylmalonyl-CoA mutase family protein yields the protein MPEDDRKIASARKNWEERKLDPALKRGAERKPKFVTSSGIEIKRAYDPEDLNDFDFVNELGFPGEYPFTRGVQPTMYRGRLWTMRQYAGFGSAEESNHRYRYLFEQGQTGLSVAFDLPTQMGRDSDHPLAEGEVGRVGVPICSLADMETLLAGLPLDKISTSMTINATASILLALYLVAAERRGVGWDKVNGTIQNDVLKEYVARGTYIYPPRGSMRIITDIFSFATKEVPNWNTISISGYHIREAGSTAAQELAFTIADGIAYVDAALKAGLQIDAFASRLSFFFNVHNNFFEEVAKFRAARRLWAKIMKERFAAKDERSMMLRFHAQTAGSTLTAQQVDNNVVRVTMQALAAVLGGAQSLHTNSKDEALALPTESSVLLALRTQQLIAHESEVADTIDPLGGSYYVERLTTELEKKAAEYLSKIDDLGGAVAAIERGYMQREIQNAAFIYQREIETRQRIIVGVNQFTGGGEPPGEILRVKPELEEKQKAGVARVRAQRNSQTAMKALARVEAAAGDGQNLMPPIIDAVRGWCTLGEISDAMRKVFGEYIPVNTV
- the accC gene encoding acetyl-CoA carboxylase biotin carboxylase subunit, with the translated sequence MFKRILIANRGEIAVRIIRACRELGIESIAVYSDADRAALHVREADHAYPVGPAPAAESYLNTAKILEAAKSAKADAVHPGYGFFSERAAFARSVQRAGLTWIGPPPEAIERMGDKVEARKLMSAAGVQVVPGSPGTLETEVEVAAFAKKIGFPIMVKAAAGGGGKGLRFVENGKDLASVVRTVASEAKSSFGDGRFYVEKFLKQPRHIEVQVLADTHGNIVHVFERECSIQRRHQKVVEESPSPFVTAKMRAEMGEVAVRAARAVNYVSAGTIEFLVDTERNFYFLEMNTRIQVEHPVTELVTGVDLVRAQIEIAAGAKLPFEQKDLTQRGWAIECRIYAEDPAAGFAPAPGRIETLRFPDGPGVRNDAGIYPGADVPVFYDPMISKLAVWGADREQAIDRMRRALGEFVISGDLRTNLGFHRWIMTNPRFLKGEFDTYFIDREYHPNENGAAPRGAELAAIFLAAIAAQKNTNHSNGAGALPAAAAPNASAWRTIGRLDALRR
- a CDS encoding enoyl-CoA hydratase, which codes for MSVKDETSVDPLIVRREAPIGWLVLNRPQVRNALNLRTWQRIAEAVAELASDDAVRVIVMRGATPQAFIAGADISEFPALRADAAQARAYRDAPNSAIAALVECRKPIVAMISGVCIGGGVQVALACDIRIAARGTRFGVPAAQLGLAYPLEGVIMLAHTVGPANARDILLSARLFDAEEALQMGLVNRVVDPEKLEENVRDYVLKMAGNAPLTMAAAKLAIGESLKDREERDVTAVSTMVARCFDSEDYGEGVRAFLEKRRPNFKGR
- a CDS encoding TIGR03620 family F420-dependent LLM class oxidoreductase; the encoded protein is MDIGKVGIWFFLDAMPAADTAEFARQVEKLGYKALWIPEAVGREPFAHAAYLLSHTDRLAIATGIANIWARDAVTMAAASKTVAELSGGRFVLGIGVSHKPLVTNLRGHSYDKPYSYMKEYLPKMKNALYLAPAPKEPVPVVLAALHPKMLALSAAEANGTHTYFVPPEHTAKARAQIGPNAMLCAAQAVILETDAAKARKAAREYMKTYVPRLPNYTNNLKALGWADKEFENGCSDRLVDAIVAWGAEDKIRDRIDAHLKAGASHVCILPLRSDGSPQPDVRAVQAFAQR
- a CDS encoding site-specific DNA-methyltransferase; amino-acid sequence: MTRQSALIDTRVIYCGDCLDQLAGLPNHCVDLIYIDPPFNSNRNYEVFWGETKEKRSFEDRHASTQAYIEFMRPRCVQLARVLKETGSFYYHCDWHASHYVKVMLDQIFGENNFQSEIIWRRNSAKGLAFRGFANNHDTIHYYAGSGFTWNPIVQAYDPDNLDAKTAGKYSHRDPDGRLY
- a CDS encoding biotin/lipoyl-containing protein, encoding MRYLATVGGQEHEIEIEELAADSFAIRFGENRFEADLRRVGPLSFSVIVNHRSFDFDVARDGEETVVASRSRSTRLTVADPARRTARAAGKRRELSGRVEIKSAMPGRIVNVLVAPGDEVKAEQGIIIVEAMKMENEVKAPKAGKVVEVKVVAGQTVEKGQLMIVIE
- a CDS encoding DNA methyltransferase: MEAARQAGLVVQPSPGAVPRFKRYLDEQQGRAIDDVWTDIPPLNSQAQERLGYPTQKPLALLERIVKAASKPNDIVLDAFCGCGTALVAAQNMGRQWIGIDISPTSCRVMANRLRKECALPENEDLWRVGRGFIVRDLPRSEAELRKIPPFEFENWAVIALGGIPNKAQVGDKGIDGRIYPVSAIEHRRDAALRREREVGARELGFMDQWYPIQVKQKDKTGRPDIDSFEAVMAREERTKGFFVSFDYSSDALTEIHRYFRKSGNVIVPLTVKEILDEQIAQKLA
- a CDS encoding cytochrome P450, producing MSEAIAPGAPRDFYFNPWDENFRANPYPHYQPLLAGPPRIVDLFGPTAMVARYADVMAVLRDHRHFSSERPRDPFEPPNEGPFAGARTMLFSDPPMHTRLRRLVSRDFTPRRIRALEPRIREIAKNLIDPVQRKRELEVMSGFANALPVMVIAEMLGVPPDHYEQFKHWSDTVVAGDNTLPGTPLPQEFHDAIKALRGYFAEEIERRRKHPGADLISALVAAHDDAEAMNADELLAFVLLLLLAGNETTTNLIGNGMLALGRNPAQMNLLRQKPELMARAIEEILRYDGPVQSTVRFTKEEINLGGTKLPADQGCFIILAAANRDPAQFEDPDRFDITREPRDHVAFGEGIHFCIGAPLARMEGAIAIGAMLERFPRLRLKDPAMEPVYKGSYFLRGLESLPVAID